The Euphorbia lathyris chromosome 2, ddEupLath1.1, whole genome shotgun sequence genome includes a window with the following:
- the LOC136218898 gene encoding NAC domain-containing protein 72 isoform X1, which yields MGVQVTDPITQLSLPPGFRFYPTDEELLVQYLCRKVAGHHFSLQIIGDIDLYKFDPWVLPSNVSTFYFIINLLIISNFQFINRFFFLLITGKAIFGEKEWYFFSPRDRKYPNGSRPNRVAGSGYWKATGTDKVITTEGRRVGIKKALVFYVGKAPKGTKTNWIMHEYRLLESTRKHGSSKLDDWVLCRIYKKNSGAQKPISSICSKENSNNGSSSSSSSHLDDVLDSLPEIDDRFFSNPLKLMQPDEKINISRLGSGNFDWASLAGLNSVSDLGQAQAQPQGQGMVGYASTGNDLYVPSLTQQLGSGHVDPKVEEEVESGIRNQRVDNSVFFPQNSSMLTQSFSNSVDPYGFRYSSQPGSAFGFRQ from the exons ATGGGAGTCCAAGTAACAGACCCGATTACCCAGTTGAGTTTACCTCCGGGCTTTCGGTTCTACCCGACTGACGAGGAGCTACTCGTGCAATATCTATGCAGGAAAGTTGCGGGTCATCACTTCTCTTTGCAAATTATTGGTGATATTGATCTCTACAAGTTCGACCCGTGGGTCTTACCAAGTAATGTTTCAACTTTTTATTTCATCATTAATTTGTTAATAATCTCAAATTTTCAATTCATTAAtcggtttttttttcttttaattacaGGTAAAGCAATTTTTGGTGAAAAGGAATGGTACTTTTTTAGTCCCAGAGATAGAAAATACCCGAATGGGTCTCGACCGAATCGGGTTGCCGGGTCAGGATACTGGAAGGCCACAGGGACTGATAAAGTTATAACAACAGAAGGTCGGAGAGTTGGGATAAAGAAAGCTCTTGTTTTCTACGTTGGTAAAGCTCCGAAAGGCACCAAAACTAATTGGATTATGCACGAATATCGTCTTTTAGAGTCCACTCGCAAACATGGAAGCTCTAAG CTTGATGATTGGGTCTTATGCCGGATATATAAGAAGAATTCGGGTGCCCAGAAACCCATTTCAAGTATTTGTAGCAAAGAAAATAGCAATAACGGGTCATCTTCTTCATCGTCTTCTCATCTTGATGATGTATTAGACTCTTTGCCGGAGATTGATGATCGGTTCTTTTCTAACCCGTTGAAATTAATGCAACCCGATGAGAAAATCAACATCAGCCGTTTGGGTTCGGGTAATTTCGATTGGGCCAGTCTTGCCGGGTTGAACTCGGTATCTGACCTCGGGCAAGCACAGGCTCAACCTCAGGGTCAAGGAATGGTTGGTTACGCAAGTACGGGTAATGACCTTTATGTCCCTTCCTTGACTCAGCAACTTGGTTCTGGACACGTGGATCCAAAGGTGGAAGAGGAGGTTGAAAGCGGAATCAGGAATCAGCGAGTTGATAACTCAGTGTTCTTTCCTCAAAACTCGAGCATGTTAACTCAGAGCTTCTCGAACTCAGTTGACCCGTATGGGTTCAGATACTCGAGCCAACCGGGTAGCGCATTCGGGTTTAGacagtga
- the LOC136218898 gene encoding NAC domain-containing protein 72 isoform X2 has protein sequence MGVQVTDPITQLSLPPGFRFYPTDEELLVQYLCRKVAGHHFSLQIIGDIDLYKFDPWVLPSKAIFGEKEWYFFSPRDRKYPNGSRPNRVAGSGYWKATGTDKVITTEGRRVGIKKALVFYVGKAPKGTKTNWIMHEYRLLESTRKHGSSKLDDWVLCRIYKKNSGAQKPISSICSKENSNNGSSSSSSSHLDDVLDSLPEIDDRFFSNPLKLMQPDEKINISRLGSGNFDWASLAGLNSVSDLGQAQAQPQGQGMVGYASTGNDLYVPSLTQQLGSGHVDPKVEEEVESGIRNQRVDNSVFFPQNSSMLTQSFSNSVDPYGFRYSSQPGSAFGFRQ, from the exons ATGGGAGTCCAAGTAACAGACCCGATTACCCAGTTGAGTTTACCTCCGGGCTTTCGGTTCTACCCGACTGACGAGGAGCTACTCGTGCAATATCTATGCAGGAAAGTTGCGGGTCATCACTTCTCTTTGCAAATTATTGGTGATATTGATCTCTACAAGTTCGACCCGTGGGTCTTACCAA GTAAAGCAATTTTTGGTGAAAAGGAATGGTACTTTTTTAGTCCCAGAGATAGAAAATACCCGAATGGGTCTCGACCGAATCGGGTTGCCGGGTCAGGATACTGGAAGGCCACAGGGACTGATAAAGTTATAACAACAGAAGGTCGGAGAGTTGGGATAAAGAAAGCTCTTGTTTTCTACGTTGGTAAAGCTCCGAAAGGCACCAAAACTAATTGGATTATGCACGAATATCGTCTTTTAGAGTCCACTCGCAAACATGGAAGCTCTAAG CTTGATGATTGGGTCTTATGCCGGATATATAAGAAGAATTCGGGTGCCCAGAAACCCATTTCAAGTATTTGTAGCAAAGAAAATAGCAATAACGGGTCATCTTCTTCATCGTCTTCTCATCTTGATGATGTATTAGACTCTTTGCCGGAGATTGATGATCGGTTCTTTTCTAACCCGTTGAAATTAATGCAACCCGATGAGAAAATCAACATCAGCCGTTTGGGTTCGGGTAATTTCGATTGGGCCAGTCTTGCCGGGTTGAACTCGGTATCTGACCTCGGGCAAGCACAGGCTCAACCTCAGGGTCAAGGAATGGTTGGTTACGCAAGTACGGGTAATGACCTTTATGTCCCTTCCTTGACTCAGCAACTTGGTTCTGGACACGTGGATCCAAAGGTGGAAGAGGAGGTTGAAAGCGGAATCAGGAATCAGCGAGTTGATAACTCAGTGTTCTTTCCTCAAAACTCGAGCATGTTAACTCAGAGCTTCTCGAACTCAGTTGACCCGTATGGGTTCAGATACTCGAGCCAACCGGGTAGCGCATTCGGGTTTAGacagtga